In Lewinellaceae bacterium, a single window of DNA contains:
- a CDS encoding TfoX/Sxy family protein, translated as MATDPFLLERMRNILKARNIDWAEKKMFGGDCFMVDDKMCFGTYQGGLMARVAPEEAEELAKRQGAAPMIHGGRPMTGYLFIEPEGYDMDADLEFWIGKCLAFNPRAKASKKK; from the coding sequence ATGGCAACGGATCCTTTTTTGCTGGAACGCATGCGGAACATTTTAAAGGCCAGGAATATAGACTGGGCCGAAAAGAAGATGTTCGGCGGCGATTGCTTTATGGTGGACGACAAAATGTGCTTCGGCACTTATCAGGGAGGCCTGATGGCGCGGGTAGCGCCTGAGGAAGCGGAGGAACTGGCCAAGCGGCAAGGCGCTGCTCCAATGATCCACGGCGGCCGGCCGATGACGGGTTATCTGTTTATCGAGCCCGAAGGGTATGATATGGACGCCGACCTGGAATTCTGGATCGGGAAGTGCCTGGCGTTTAATCCGAGGGCGAAGGCTAGTAAAAAGAAGTGA